The sequence CCATCCAGATTTAGCCAGAGGCTTTTGGACAAATGATTGTCAGCTTATTAACGTACATGATATTCCTGATGAAAAACTCAAGGAAAAAGTATGGTCTGGGATTTTGTTATTTTTCCTCAAACACATCCACGAACGTCAATTACTGAAAAGATGGCAAGAAATCTCTCATCTCTTGCCTAAATTGAGTAAAATAACAATAGGCTATGACCATATAAGAAATCTATTACAGTATACTTTGATCTTTATTGAGCAAAATGATAAAATAGAGTTAGAAAAAATATTAAAAAATAGTTTAACTAAAGAAAAAGGAGAAGAACTTATGCCTAGTATAGCTCAAGTATGGAAAGAAGAAGGGATTCAAATCGGAGAAGCTAGGGGAGAAGCTAAAGGAGAAGCTAAATTAATAAAAATGATGATAAATAATGGTAGCTCTATTGAAGAAGTAGCGAGAATTACTGGACTATCTATTACTAAAATCAATGAATTACTGAAAGTACAGTAAGTAATGAATTATTAGATTAGCTATATAAGCAAATTTTATTATGACTTCAGACAAGCCAAAACATGACGAAATCTTTCGCAAATCTATGGAGAATCCAATAGTTGCTAAAGAGTTTTTGGCAACTCATTTGCCTAAAGATGTGCTGGCTTTAATCGATAGTACATCTTTAAAATTAGAAAAAGATAGTTTTATTGAGCCAGACCTTTCTGAAACTATTTCTGATGTATTATTTTCTGTTAAGTTTAATGATCAGGATGGCTATATTTTTTTGCTATTGGAACATCAAAGTACTGTTGATAAAATGATGGCATTTAGGTTATTTAAATATATGATTAACATTTGTGATCGATATTTAACTACTAATCATAAAGCTAAATGCCTTCCAGTAATTTATCCCCTAATAATTTATAATGGCAAGAAGAAATATAACGCATCGCTCAATATATGGAATTTATTTAGCCATCCAGATTTAGCCAGAGGCTTTTGGACAAATGATTGTCAGCTTATTAACGTACATGATATCCCCGATGAGGAGCTAAAGAAAAAAGTATGGTCTGGGATTTTGTTATTTTTCCTCAAACACATCCACGAACGTCAATTACTGAAAAGATGGCAAGAAATCTCTTATCTCTTGCCTAAATTGAGTAAAATAACAATAGGCCATGACCACATAAGAAATCTATTGAGCTATACTTTGACCTTTATTGAGCAAAATGATAAAATAGAGTTAGAAAAAATACTAAAAAATAATTTAACTAAAGAAAAAGGAGAAGAACTTATGCCTAGTATAGCTCAAGTATGGAAAGAAGAAGGGATTCAAATCGGAGTACAGGATGGTATTAGAATCGGAGAAGCTAGGGGAGAAGCTAGGGGAGAAGCTAGAGGAGAAGCTAAATTAATAAAAATGATGATAAATAATGGTAGCTCTATTGAAGAAGTAGCGAGAATTACTGGACTATCTATTACTAAAATCAATGAATTACTGAAAGTACAGTAAGTAATGAATTATTAGATTAGCTATATAAGCAAATTTTATTATGACTCTAGACAAGCCAAAACATGACGAAATCTTTCGCAAATCTATGGAGAATCCCATAGTTGCTAAAGAGTTTTTGGCAACTCATTTGCCTAAAGATGTGTTGGCTTTAATCGATAGTACATCTTTAAAATTAGAAAAAGATAGTTTTATTGAGCCAGACCTTTCTGAAACTATTTCTGATGTATTATTTTCTGTTAAGTTTAATGATCAGGATGGCTATATTTTTTTGCTATTGGAACATCAAAGTACTGTTGATAAAATGATGGCATTTAGGTTATTTAAATATATGATTAATATTTGTGATCGATATTTAACTACTAATCCTAAAGCTAAAAGCCTTCCAGTAATTTATCCCCTAATAATTTATAATGGCAAGAAGAAATATAACGCATCGCTCAATATATGGAATTTATTTAGCCATCCAGATTTAGCCAGAGGCTTTTGGACAAATGATTGTCAGCTTATTAACGTACATGATATCCCCGATGAGGAGCTAAAGAAAAAAGTATGGTCTGGGATTTTGTTATTTTTCTTCAAACACATCCACGAACGTCAATTACTGAAAAGATGGCAGGAAATTTCTCATCTCTTGCCTAAATTGAGTAAAATAACAATAGGCCATGACCATATAAGAAATCTATTGAGCTATACTTTGACCTTTATTGAGCAAAATGATAAAATAGAGTTAGAAAAAATATTAAAAAATAGTTTAACTAAAGAAAAAGGAGAAGAACTTATGCCTAGTATAGCTCAAGTATGGAAAGAAGAAGGGATTCAAATCGGAGTGCAAGATGGTATTAAAATCGGAGTACAGGATGGTATTAGAATCGGAGAAGCTAGAGGCGAAGCTAAATAATAAAAATGATGATAAACAATGGTAGCTCAATTGAAGAAGTAGCGAAAATTACTGGACTATCTATTACTAAAATCAATGAACTATTGAAAATGCAGTAAACTGGTTAGCTATAGGCTGTGCAACATTACCCCAAATCAATTATAGATGAAATATGTGGCTAAAATATCTTACATATATAACATTACTAATTAGTGTTATATCATTATGGCTTCCTGTAAAAGGAAAATTTAAACCATGGCAATTATTTCTATCTATTTCTCTAGTCTTATCTTTTGTTAGTAATATAGCGAGTCTGTTTGCTATTTTAGCAATTTTGTTGTTTTTTTATTTAGTATTTTCGTATCATAAATCTTCTACTAAATTGAAATATGTCTTATGGAGTTTAGTGTTCGTACTTGGATTAATGTTAGAACTGCATTTAATTCCAGGATTTGATAATTTATTAGTTTTAGATAAAATACAATTCACTCCAGATGCTTTACCGTTTACACTATATTTAAACTTAGATAAGACAATTGTCGGTTTAATTATTATAGGTTTAACTTTAGATTTAGCATCTACTTGTAGCGAACTGAAAATATTACTCTTGCAAGTTTTTTATAGATTACCAATTATTCTATTAGTAATAATAGTGTTATCTATTGCATTTGAGTACATCAAATTTGCACCAAAGATACCACAAAATTTATGGATATGGGTAATCAATAATTTATTTTTTACATGCGTTGCTGAGGAAGGATTATTTAGAGGATTTTTCCAAGAATCATTAAATCAGTTAAAATATAAATATTCTAAGGATATAGCCATACTAATACCTGCACTTTTCTTTGGAGTGATGCACTATCCAGGAGGGCTAAAATACGTAATTTTAGCTACAGTAGCTGGAGCTTTATATGGATGGATATATAAAGTAACGAAAAGAATTGAAGCAAGTATACTTGTTCATTTTATGCTTAATTTAACTCATATTTTACTTTTTACTTATCCAGCTGTTAATAAGCTTTGAAGACTGGTACAGATAATGGATTAGGAACAAGCATAAACTGCCGGTTATATGGAAAAGCTTATACAGCAATTTGAGAGGACGTATGCAAATTGGTGATAACTTCTTCGTCAGATCGCAATGGCTAAATTCTTAATCGGATTAGCTATATCCCAAATTCAGTGATATATAGTCAATTCAGGGGAATTTGGGGCTAGGAACGATGGAGCGATGCCTATAAGTAATAGGCGAGCATTGAGCGACGACGTCACCAACTTCCTATCAATTGACTATAGTTTCTATTTTTAACGTTTTTGATATATACCTAAGAGACCATCAGGGATAATTACTTTAGTTATTTCTAACAATCTCCTAGTAATATTGGATCTTGGATAATCTTTTATGATAAGAAAAATAATTATATCTACTATCATTGCTATTTCATTGTTAATATGCTCTATATTAGTTGCTGTAAACTTTGTTGACTATAATTCTGTCAGTAACAGTTTTGTCAATGAATTAAAAATTTCTCCTCAAAATCTAAAAAACATAAAAATAACTAAATTTCCTATACCTTATTTGACTATTGATCGTATAAAAGAAGATGGAAGGCTAGAATTAGAAAATATAAAAATTTACTTTGCTCCATGGTCATTATTAATTCTTAGACCAAAAATTAGTGCTGTAACCATAAATAATGCCACAATATATTCAGATGAGCAGGATTTTGACATTATAAACCATGATAGGATAGTTAGTTCATTGATAATAAATGGTATAATAGATATAAATTTTGATGTTAAAAATCTGACTATTTTAAATAAAGATAACCAACCTATTCTTACTTTAAATAACTGCTCTCTATTTAAAAACAACCCTGTTTCTAGTAAAATTTCATTCAAGGGAAATGGGGGGTATGTAGGAAAATTATCCGGATTCTTTGAAAGAAATGCTAATCAAATAAATCTTGACCTTACTATTGCTAATAGTGATTATAATTTTCACCTGTTAGAAACCTATATAGACTCTAAACTGATAAATGGCAAAGCAGAATATCTAATACAACATTTAGCTGATATATTACATATTCTTATACCAGATTTAGATTCTTTGTTTAGAAGATTTAATCCGAATGAAAAGATAAATATAAAATTTGATATTTTACCTACTCCCCAATTACTTAAGCTAGAAAATATAATTATAGATTCTAAT comes from Candidatus Tisiphia endosymbiont of Sialis lutaria and encodes:
- a CDS encoding Rpn family recombination-promoting nuclease/putative transposase, with the protein product MTSDKPKHDEIFRKSMENPIVAKEFLATHLPKDVLALIDSTSLKLEKDSFIEPDLSETISDVLFSVKFNDQDGYIFLLLEHQSTVDKMMAFRLFKYMINICDRYLTTNHKAKCLPVIYPLIIYNGKKKYNASLNIWNLFSHPDLARGFWTNDCQLINVHDIPDEELKKKVWSGILLFFLKHIHERQLLKRWQEISYLLPKLSKITIGHDHIRNLLSYTLTFIEQNDKIELEKILKNNLTKEKGEELMPSIAQVWKEEGIQIGVQDGIRIGEARGEARGEARGEAKLIKMMINNGSSIEEVARITGLSITKINELLKVQ
- a CDS encoding Rpn family recombination-promoting nuclease/putative transposase encodes the protein MTSDKPKHDEIFRKSMENPIVAKEFLATHLPKDVLALIDSTSLKLEKDSFIEPDLSETISDVLFSVKFNDQDGYIFLLLEHQSTVDKMMAFRLFKYMINICDRYLTTNHKAKSLPLIYPLIIYNGKKKYNASLNIWNLFSHPDLARGFWTNDCQLINVHDIPDEKLKEKVWSGILLFFLKHIHERQLLKRWQEISHLLPKLSKITIGYDHIRNLLQYTLIFIEQNDKIELEKILKNSLTKEKGEELMPSIAQVWKEEGIQIGEARGEAKGEAKLIKMMINNGSSIEEVARITGLSITKINELLKVQ
- a CDS encoding CPBP family intramembrane glutamic endopeptidase gives rise to the protein MWLKYLTYITLLISVISLWLPVKGKFKPWQLFLSISLVLSFVSNIASLFAILAILLFFYLVFSYHKSSTKLKYVLWSLVFVLGLMLELHLIPGFDNLLVLDKIQFTPDALPFTLYLNLDKTIVGLIIIGLTLDLASTCSELKILLLQVFYRLPIILLVIIVLSIAFEYIKFAPKIPQNLWIWVINNLFFTCVAEEGLFRGFFQESLNQLKYKYSKDIAILIPALFFGVMHYPGGLKYVILATVAGALYGWIYKVTKRIEASILVHFMLNLTHILLFTYPAVNKL
- a CDS encoding Rpn family recombination-promoting nuclease/putative transposase, yielding MTLDKPKHDEIFRKSMENPIVAKEFLATHLPKDVLALIDSTSLKLEKDSFIEPDLSETISDVLFSVKFNDQDGYIFLLLEHQSTVDKMMAFRLFKYMINICDRYLTTNPKAKSLPVIYPLIIYNGKKKYNASLNIWNLFSHPDLARGFWTNDCQLINVHDIPDEELKKKVWSGILLFFFKHIHERQLLKRWQEISHLLPKLSKITIGHDHIRNLLSYTLTFIEQNDKIELEKILKNSLTKEKGEELMPSIAQVWKEEGIQIGVQDGIKIGVQDGIRIGEARGEAK